In a single window of the Spartobacteria bacterium genome:
- a CDS encoding sugar ABC transporter ATP-binding protein, with product MSEDILLELQNINKSFSGVPALSNVSLNLHQGEILALLGENGAGKSTLMKVLSGAYQADSGIMKLRGNIFQAMDPRHAQQLGIGIIYQEFSLIPDLKVYENIFLGREEKTGGGFLDRRSMRKKAEDHLHHLGVQINTDLTVRELSVAQQQFVEIAKALSHKVSILVLDEPTATLTPNETKQLFSIMRELKKQNVGMIFISHHLEEIFEIADNVMVLRDGQYIGTNPVKDITVDDLVKMMVGRDVSYAYPTKKKDESKAEVVLNVKRLQRFAHSPELKFHLNRGEILGIAGLVGAGRSEILLSMIGADHAVHREIELNGQTITIKSPVDALENGIGLLPESRKTQGLVTPFSVAANTVINTLKKRRSNTGFIKTSLVNEVTWTQIKAMSIKTTGPDQPVCNLSGGNQQKVVIGKWLSTQCQILIFDEPTRGIDVGAKAEIYELMHKLTERGMSIIMISSELTEVVGMSDRVLVVRDDAIVKELEGNDIHPETIMKYAAGGVK from the coding sequence ATGAGCGAAGACATCCTATTAGAATTACAAAACATCAACAAAAGCTTTTCCGGCGTTCCCGCGTTAAGCAACGTGTCACTGAACTTACATCAAGGTGAAATTCTGGCACTGTTAGGCGAAAACGGCGCAGGTAAATCAACACTGATGAAAGTACTGAGCGGTGCCTATCAGGCGGACAGCGGTATAATGAAGTTGCGAGGCAATATTTTCCAGGCAATGGATCCGCGGCACGCACAGCAGCTTGGTATCGGAATTATTTATCAGGAATTCAGTCTGATTCCGGATTTAAAAGTATACGAAAACATTTTCCTCGGCAGAGAAGAGAAAACCGGGGGCGGTTTTTTGGATCGTCGCTCAATGCGCAAAAAGGCAGAAGACCATCTGCATCACCTGGGTGTACAAATCAATACAGACCTCACTGTGCGTGAATTAAGCGTCGCACAGCAGCAGTTTGTAGAAATAGCCAAAGCGCTATCGCATAAGGTCAGCATCCTGGTACTGGACGAACCAACGGCCACATTGACACCTAATGAAACCAAACAGCTTTTTTCTATCATGAGAGAGCTCAAAAAGCAGAATGTAGGCATGATTTTCATCAGTCATCATCTGGAAGAAATTTTTGAGATCGCTGACAACGTAATGGTACTTCGCGATGGCCAGTACATCGGCACTAATCCGGTAAAAGATATTACAGTGGATGATCTGGTTAAGATGATGGTCGGGCGCGATGTCAGTTACGCATATCCGACGAAAAAGAAGGACGAAAGCAAGGCAGAAGTCGTACTCAACGTCAAGCGACTGCAGCGCTTTGCTCATTCGCCGGAACTGAAATTCCATCTGAACCGCGGTGAAATTCTGGGCATCGCAGGGTTGGTTGGTGCAGGACGCAGCGAAATACTGCTGTCAATGATTGGCGCGGACCATGCGGTGCATCGGGAAATAGAACTAAACGGTCAAACAATAACGATCAAGAGTCCTGTCGATGCGCTAGAAAATGGCATTGGCCTACTTCCGGAAAGCCGCAAAACACAGGGATTGGTTACACCTTTTTCCGTAGCAGCAAACACCGTGATCAACACCCTGAAAAAGCGACGCAGCAACACCGGATTCATCAAAACGAGTCTGGTCAATGAAGTGACATGGACACAGATTAAGGCCATGTCCATAAAAACCACCGGACCAGATCAACCGGTATGCAATCTAAGTGGCGGAAATCAGCAAAAAGTCGTCATTGGAAAATGGTTAAGCACCCAATGCCAAATCCTCATTTTCGATGAACCTACACGAGGTATTGATGTGGGTGCCAAAGCCGAAATTTATGAACTGATGCACAAACTCACAGAACGGGGCATGAGCATCATCATGATATCCAGCGAACTGACCGAGGTTGTCGGCATGAGTGACCGCGTTTTAGTTGTCCGTGATGACGCCATAGTAAAAGAATTAGAAGGCAACGATATACACCCAGAAACCATTATGAAATATGCCGCTGGAGGAGTTAAGTAA
- a CDS encoding ABC transporter permease, producing the protein MPLEELSNMNKQNDTARFPAKIWKKLSSKPELLALTGFVVLFIVMIFVSDRFLSVKNLSNVGRQVSINAIIAVGMTMVIFTGGIDLSVGAVMALAGTFTAGAMLAGMHPWIAVSLGLLTGILAGTINGLLVAYGKMPAFIVTLAMMEVPRGIGLLYTNGYPQSGLPEKFAFIGRGSTMGMQNPILIMIIVYIIAYLALNKRAFGRYVYAIGGNEEAVRLSGIKVKIYKMAVYVVSGFTAALSGVVMTSRLMSGQPNGGIGFELDAIAAVILGGTDIAGGRGSIIGTLIGALTLGVLNNGLNLLGVSPYMQKVFKGLIIVLAIYLSSSRERRKSN; encoded by the coding sequence ATGCCGCTGGAGGAGTTAAGTAATATGAATAAGCAAAATGACACAGCACGTTTTCCCGCAAAAATATGGAAAAAACTATCATCCAAACCAGAGCTGCTGGCCCTGACAGGGTTTGTTGTACTCTTTATAGTTATGATATTTGTCTCGGATCGATTTCTGAGCGTAAAAAATCTATCTAATGTCGGTCGTCAGGTCTCTATCAATGCGATCATAGCGGTCGGCATGACCATGGTTATTTTCACTGGCGGTATTGACCTGTCCGTCGGCGCGGTGATGGCTTTAGCCGGGACGTTTACAGCAGGCGCGATGCTTGCGGGAATGCATCCATGGATTGCCGTCAGCCTGGGACTGTTAACGGGCATTCTGGCTGGAACAATCAACGGCCTTCTGGTCGCGTATGGTAAAATGCCTGCGTTCATTGTCACGCTGGCCATGATGGAAGTCCCACGCGGCATAGGACTGCTATATACAAACGGGTATCCACAATCCGGCCTACCCGAAAAATTTGCATTCATTGGTCGCGGCTCGACAATGGGAATGCAAAACCCGATCCTGATAATGATCATCGTTTATATAATCGCCTATCTGGCACTGAACAAACGTGCATTTGGCCGTTATGTTTACGCTATAGGCGGGAATGAAGAAGCCGTCCGGCTCTCCGGCATCAAAGTGAAAATATACAAAATGGCGGTGTACGTGGTTAGCGGATTCACGGCAGCCCTAAGCGGCGTGGTTATGACCTCGCGCCTGATGTCCGGCCAGCCAAACGGCGGCATCGGTTTTGAGCTGGATGCCATCGCGGCAGTTATTCTGGGCGGCACCGATATTGCGGGAGGACGTGGATCCATTATCGGCACGCTAATCGGCGCGTTAACGCTGGGAGTACTGAACAACGGACTGAATCTGCTAGGTGTATCCCCTTATATGCAGAAGGTCTTTAAGGGATTAATCATCGTCTTAGCTATTTATCTGAGTTCCAGCCGGGAACGTCGGAAATCGAATTAA
- a CDS encoding inositol monophosphatase family protein yields the protein MNIPDSLQKIGYDACILGAELMKNKNKSMHEFTAKGAKDYATEVDYQIEREICAFLLKHTPDIPFMGEEFGGADLSDERYWVLDPIDGTVNYASNMPMCSVALALVEQDVAVYASILFPFLDEMYTAAKGQGAWCNGSKQLHVSKTETIDNAVISFGDFAVGKDANQRNIDMLKTFTTLATKSMRMRMYGCASYDLAMVASGRIDATVALANLPWDYQAGSLLVREAGGVVTDRYGKRHNARSYSTIAANKNINAQIVSLT from the coding sequence ATGAATATTCCTGATTCATTGCAGAAAATCGGTTATGACGCCTGTATTCTAGGCGCGGAGCTGATGAAAAACAAAAACAAATCCATGCATGAGTTTACCGCGAAAGGGGCGAAAGACTATGCTACGGAAGTAGATTATCAGATCGAGCGGGAAATCTGCGCCTTTCTGCTGAAACATACCCCGGATATCCCTTTCATGGGCGAAGAATTCGGCGGTGCGGATCTCAGCGACGAACGATATTGGGTTCTGGATCCTATTGACGGCACAGTTAACTATGCATCGAACATGCCCATGTGCTCCGTCGCACTGGCATTGGTGGAACAGGACGTCGCAGTCTATGCTTCTATTCTGTTTCCCTTTCTTGACGAAATGTATACCGCTGCAAAAGGACAAGGTGCATGGTGCAACGGCAGCAAACAGCTCCATGTTTCCAAAACAGAAACGATCGATAATGCCGTCATTTCCTTCGGCGATTTTGCCGTGGGAAAAGATGCCAACCAGCGAAACATCGATATGCTGAAAACATTTACTACCCTGGCAACTAAATCTATGCGCATGCGAATGTACGGATGCGCATCCTATGATTTAGCAATGGTCGCCAGTGGCCGCATCGACGCAACCGTTGCATTAGCCAATCTGCCGTGGGATTATCAGGCGGGTTCGCTACTTGTTCGTGAAGCTGGCGGGGTGGTTACTGATCGCTATGGAAAAAGACATAACGCGCGTTCGTACTCGACAATAGCGGCAAACAAAAATATAAATGCCCAAATTGTAAGTCTTACGTAA
- a CDS encoding LacI family transcriptional regulator has translation MKKINKVLMAAVLAVTSFGVAHSEAGLKIGMSFQEMNNPYFVVMREALDEACKSIGAEEFITDARHDVSKQISDIEDMLQQDIDILLINPTDSVGVKGAVEAAHAAGVVVVAVDAQAEGPLDSFVGSKNYDAGLLAGEYMVKQLNGKGNVAILDGIPVVPILERVRGFKDAVAKAPGIKIVDIQNGKQERMTAMNVTENMIQAHPELDGLFSVNDGGALGSQAAIEASGEDIILVSVDGDPEAIRAITKGTCFKALSAQYPRDQVRIALGIGLAKYWGANVPEMIPVDVELITEENAAGFSW, from the coding sequence ATGAAGAAAATCAATAAGGTACTCATGGCGGCCGTATTGGCAGTTACATCCTTCGGCGTAGCACATTCTGAAGCAGGACTGAAAATAGGCATGTCCTTCCAGGAAATGAACAACCCCTATTTCGTAGTAATGAGAGAAGCACTGGATGAAGCATGTAAATCAATTGGTGCAGAAGAGTTCATAACCGATGCACGCCATGATGTCAGCAAACAGATCAGTGATATCGAAGATATGCTGCAGCAGGACATCGACATTCTTCTGATCAACCCGACAGATTCAGTGGGTGTTAAAGGTGCAGTAGAAGCAGCTCATGCAGCTGGCGTAGTAGTGGTCGCAGTGGACGCACAGGCTGAAGGACCGCTTGACAGCTTTGTAGGATCAAAAAACTATGACGCGGGTCTGCTGGCTGGTGAATACATGGTCAAACAGCTGAACGGCAAGGGCAACGTAGCCATTCTTGACGGCATCCCGGTGGTTCCGATTCTGGAACGTGTACGTGGATTCAAAGATGCGGTTGCTAAAGCACCTGGCATAAAAATCGTAGATATCCAGAACGGAAAACAGGAACGCATGACCGCGATGAACGTAACAGAAAACATGATTCAGGCACATCCTGAATTAGATGGTCTGTTCTCCGTCAACGATGGCGGCGCGCTGGGTTCACAGGCTGCTATTGAAGCATCTGGCGAAGACATCATTCTGGTAAGCGTTGACGGCGATCCAGAAGCCATCCGTGCAATCACAAAGGGCACCTGCTTCAAGGCATTGTCAGCACAGTATCCTCGCGATCAGGTTCGCATTGCTTTAGGCATCGGACTGGCAAAATACTGGGGTGCTAATGTTCCTGAAATGATTCCAGTCGACGTCGAATTGATAACCGAAGAAAATGCCGCTGGATTCAGCTGGTAA
- a CDS encoding erythritol/L-threitol dehydrogenase: MSKLPESMLAVVCHGPQNYKLETIKRPVAGPNEVIIKVAACGICAGDTKAEHGAAMFWEGDEPWIKAPVVPGHEFYGDIVEMGPGAAEHFNVKMGDRILAEQIVPCGKCRYCKSGKYWMCEIHNIFGFQKDVADGGMAEYMKFGANSIVHQIPRDMNTKEAALIEPMACAIHTVRRADIDLDDVVVLAGAGSLGLCMVQVIKLKTPKKLIVLDMADDRLELAKKLGADIVLNPSRDDVDAEVKAETDGYGCDVYIEATGHPAAVPQGLRLIRKLGRFIEFSVFGAETTVDWSIIGDRKELDIRGAHLGPYSYPIAIGLFQRGLATAEGIVTHSYPLKDSKEAFKMAAGTDSIKVILEP, encoded by the coding sequence ATGAGTAAATTACCTGAAAGCATGCTCGCTGTGGTCTGCCACGGTCCCCAAAACTACAAGCTGGAAACCATCAAACGCCCTGTTGCCGGGCCCAATGAAGTCATCATTAAAGTAGCCGCCTGCGGCATCTGCGCCGGTGACACCAAAGCCGAACATGGTGCTGCGATGTTCTGGGAAGGCGATGAGCCCTGGATCAAAGCTCCTGTCGTTCCTGGTCATGAATTTTATGGCGACATAGTCGAAATGGGACCGGGCGCAGCAGAACATTTCAATGTAAAAATGGGTGATCGCATTTTAGCCGAACAGATTGTTCCCTGCGGCAAATGCCGGTACTGCAAAAGCGGCAAATACTGGATGTGTGAAATTCACAACATTTTCGGATTTCAAAAAGACGTCGCCGATGGAGGCATGGCCGAATACATGAAATTTGGCGCCAACAGCATCGTGCACCAGATTCCCAGAGACATGAACACCAAAGAAGCCGCACTGATTGAGCCTATGGCCTGTGCGATTCATACGGTGCGGCGCGCTGACATCGATCTGGATGACGTGGTGGTGCTGGCCGGTGCCGGATCGCTGGGACTATGCATGGTTCAGGTCATCAAGCTGAAAACACCGAAGAAACTGATTGTGCTGGATATGGCGGACGATCGTCTGGAACTGGCCAAAAAGCTTGGTGCGGATATTGTTCTGAATCCCTCACGCGATGATGTCGATGCGGAAGTGAAAGCCGAAACCGACGGCTACGGCTGCGATGTATACATTGAAGCAACCGGCCATCCGGCAGCAGTACCTCAGGGTCTGCGCCTAATTCGCAAACTGGGACGTTTCATTGAATTCAGTGTGTTCGGAGCTGAAACAACCGTTGACTGGTCCATCATTGGCGACCGCAAAGAGCTGGACATCCGCGGAGCCCATCTGGGACCCTACAGCTATCCTATCGCCATCGGCCTGTTTCAGCGCGGATTGGCCACTGCTGAAGGCATTGTAACCCATAGTTATCCATTAAAAGACAGCAAAGAAGCCTTCAAAATGGCGGCAGGCACAGATTCCATCAAAGTCATTCTCGAACCCTGA
- a CDS encoding HAMP domain-containing protein: MFWNNLRIGKKITLGFGIILGLLLLVGLTGLISIKQLTLFSHKKTVADQTAANLTARQQAQLQFMIAKNDSLLIEAGKASEELDAHLSMLSELLTGEKDSSVLGEARSASEALQKAFNTWMKVDQQQNETLSAMMVAASAANEETQALADEQRDNLEETLRVTQSRLDVFLDFMNRANNAVGKMNEAQVHVAQYIQSTQEKQFTSALTLLNETVESLDKLAQESSDSASTQAARDASAMCTKYIDLLRQLERIIIEQNNATVLMSEKTEVMLKSAKDLAASQMYNMNSLTYGDNLQNAQPEEVRDMLMMASIANDIANYAQQCRHTATRFQTSLDPADSKAVDMLIKKITSRTRSLNNEVTLKADKDAIELLQAHTAAFMTAFNNWVELANQLSDTKEQLDAAGEVVSSRSTSFASVQNDAMAVFISKNNEFIKAKQQNASDAVMINLLLDQALISQFSYMITGNPESDARQKEKVKEALSLCSEIKVVLEQEMRGDDADYVIESITQYNALFSQWKTEQGNKIKEQQQLSKTAAAATDRYHSLGQMQTEAMEQCAANARIISISSIIAALVAGFVMALIITRSITKPLTRLMEAAHRLSSGRFDVHLPPITNDETGQLAGAFQQIINTLHQLIDETERLTSEIADGHLRSTSDASVHKGEFRRLVSGVNGIVTLYNNLLDLLPDPLLISSMQHDICFINKAGADLCGDDISALQNKKCFECMGTAHCDTDRCGSAIALQENRAVTSETSAHPQGRDIDIRYSAIPLVRADNEQAGTIEIIQDITEEKNAAKEIEKRAEEAHTAMIKAQKRAAYQDGEVKQLVHNLESIAVGHLAEVELIQAPSDSDTSDIADYFASINQTLHTTMEAINLLVEDTSVLAAAGAHGQLSKRVDSTTHHGSYRAVVEGVNSLLDQVVKPLNEAGSVLEAAARGDLTPRMNGDYHGDFALLQNNLNITFDSLSDALSNVTSVVQEVSNGADEINAASQSLSKGTIVQASSLEEISSSLSQIASQAKNNAENATESTRLSQEASTAAEAGSVKMKDVVTAMQSIYNHSQQVAKIIKVIDDIAFQTNLLALNAAVEAARAGVHGKGFAVVADEVRNLAGRSAKAAKETASLIEASDSGVKNGMKIAEETAASFVNIVDHIAKTAHIIKEIAEASSEQAEGVAQVNEGLGLVDQVTQQNTASAEETSSAVEVLFAQARELQSLVQHFTLSAEERSQAVDSDELLSLDE, from the coding sequence ATGTTTTGGAATAATCTGCGCATTGGAAAGAAAATCACATTGGGTTTCGGAATTATTCTCGGGCTATTGCTGCTTGTAGGATTAACTGGGCTCATCAGTATCAAACAGCTCACCTTATTCAGTCATAAAAAAACCGTGGCGGATCAAACAGCAGCAAACTTGACAGCCCGGCAGCAGGCGCAGCTGCAATTCATGATTGCCAAAAATGATTCACTTCTTATTGAAGCCGGTAAAGCATCCGAAGAATTAGATGCACATCTGTCGATGCTATCAGAACTGCTTACCGGGGAAAAAGACAGCAGTGTACTGGGAGAAGCCCGCAGTGCCTCAGAAGCACTGCAAAAAGCATTCAACACATGGATGAAAGTAGATCAGCAGCAAAACGAAACACTTTCGGCCATGATGGTGGCCGCCTCCGCCGCCAATGAGGAAACACAGGCACTGGCGGATGAACAGCGCGACAATTTAGAAGAAACCTTGCGAGTGACCCAATCCAGACTGGATGTTTTTTTGGACTTTATGAATCGGGCAAACAACGCGGTAGGAAAAATGAATGAGGCTCAGGTTCATGTGGCGCAGTACATTCAGTCCACTCAGGAAAAGCAGTTTACATCGGCCCTCACTCTTCTGAATGAAACCGTGGAATCACTAGATAAACTGGCGCAGGAAAGCAGCGATTCAGCGAGTACACAGGCCGCCAGAGATGCAAGTGCCATGTGCACAAAATACATTGACCTTCTACGTCAGCTTGAGCGGATTATCATCGAACAGAATAATGCAACCGTTCTGATGAGTGAGAAAACCGAAGTGATGTTAAAAAGTGCCAAAGATCTTGCCGCAAGCCAGATGTATAACATGAATTCACTCACGTACGGGGACAACCTGCAAAACGCACAGCCTGAAGAAGTTCGTGATATGCTGATGATGGCGAGCATCGCCAATGACATCGCCAACTATGCTCAGCAATGCCGTCATACCGCCACGCGCTTCCAGACGTCGCTGGATCCCGCTGATTCCAAAGCAGTGGATATGTTGATTAAAAAAATCACATCTCGCACCAGATCATTAAATAACGAGGTCACACTGAAAGCGGATAAGGATGCCATTGAACTGCTTCAGGCGCATACCGCGGCCTTTATGACTGCATTTAACAACTGGGTCGAACTGGCTAATCAGCTTAGCGACACCAAGGAACAGCTGGATGCGGCAGGCGAAGTCGTATCATCCCGGTCCACATCCTTTGCCAGCGTGCAAAATGATGCCATGGCGGTATTTATAAGCAAAAATAATGAGTTTATTAAAGCTAAACAGCAAAATGCGAGCGATGCGGTAATGATCAATCTGCTATTAGATCAGGCCCTGATATCTCAGTTTAGTTATATGATCACCGGCAACCCCGAATCCGACGCCAGGCAAAAGGAAAAAGTTAAAGAAGCCTTGTCCTTGTGCAGCGAAATAAAAGTTGTTCTGGAACAGGAAATGCGCGGGGACGATGCGGACTATGTCATTGAGTCCATCACGCAGTACAATGCTTTGTTTTCTCAGTGGAAAACCGAGCAGGGAAACAAAATAAAAGAACAACAGCAGCTAAGCAAAACTGCGGCGGCAGCGACGGATCGTTATCATTCACTGGGTCAAATGCAGACCGAAGCCATGGAGCAATGTGCTGCCAACGCCCGCATCATATCTATATCATCCATCATCGCGGCACTTGTTGCGGGATTCGTCATGGCATTGATCATCACTCGCTCCATCACCAAACCGCTCACACGCCTGATGGAGGCGGCACATCGTTTAAGCAGCGGACGGTTTGATGTTCATCTGCCACCGATCACCAACGATGAAACGGGACAGCTGGCAGGAGCTTTTCAACAGATTATAAATACCCTGCATCAACTAATTGACGAAACGGAACGTCTCACCAGTGAAATAGCCGATGGTCATTTACGCAGCACGTCTGATGCATCCGTCCATAAAGGTGAGTTTCGTCGCCTCGTCAGCGGCGTGAACGGGATTGTTACTTTATATAACAACCTGTTGGATTTACTGCCTGATCCCCTGCTCATTTCCTCAATGCAGCACGATATCTGCTTCATTAATAAAGCAGGAGCAGATCTGTGCGGGGATGACATATCCGCTCTGCAAAACAAAAAATGTTTCGAATGCATGGGTACAGCTCATTGCGATACGGATCGCTGCGGCAGTGCTATCGCACTGCAGGAAAATCGTGCCGTGACCTCCGAAACATCCGCCCATCCACAAGGCCGGGATATTGATATACGATATAGTGCCATACCGCTGGTTCGCGCCGATAATGAACAAGCCGGCACAATTGAAATCATTCAGGACATTACGGAAGAAAAGAATGCGGCAAAGGAAATCGAAAAACGGGCAGAAGAGGCTCATACCGCCATGATTAAAGCCCAAAAACGTGCGGCTTATCAGGACGGCGAGGTAAAACAGCTGGTTCATAATCTGGAATCCATTGCCGTGGGACACCTTGCGGAAGTCGAGCTGATCCAGGCTCCTTCAGATAGCGACACAAGCGACATCGCAGATTATTTTGCATCAATTAATCAAACACTGCACACCACCATGGAAGCCATCAACCTTCTGGTTGAAGACACGTCGGTGCTGGCTGCGGCAGGAGCACATGGACAGCTCAGTAAGCGCGTGGACAGCACAACTCACCATGGCAGCTATCGTGCCGTCGTCGAGGGAGTCAATTCGTTACTCGATCAAGTGGTAAAACCGCTCAATGAAGCGGGATCGGTTCTCGAAGCAGCCGCAAGAGGCGATTTAACTCCGCGCATGAACGGTGATTATCATGGTGATTTCGCGTTGCTGCAGAATAATTTAAACATCACGTTCGATTCGCTTTCAGACGCCCTCAGCAATGTAACATCGGTGGTGCAGGAAGTCAGTAATGGTGCCGATGAAATCAATGCGGCCAGCCAGTCCCTATCAAAGGGAACCATCGTACAGGCATCCTCTCTGGAAGAAATCAGCAGTTCACTCTCGCAGATTGCCAGCCAGGCAAAAAACAATGCAGAAAATGCCACTGAATCCACCCGTCTGTCGCAAGAAGCCAGCACTGCTGCAGAAGCAGGGTCTGTCAAAATGAAAGATGTGGTTACTGCCATGCAGTCTATTTACAACCACAGTCAACAGGTGGCAAAAATTATCAAAGTAATTGACGACATCGCCTTCCAGACGAATCTACTGGCGCTCAATGCGGCGGTTGAAGCCGCACGGGCGGGCGTCCATGGAAAAGGGTTTGCGGTGGTCGCAGATGAAGTGCGCAATCTGGCCGGCCGCAGCGCGAAAGCGGCCAAAGAAACTGCATCGCTTATTGAAGCCTCTGACTCAGGTGTAAAAAACGGCATGAAGATCGCAGAAGAAACGGCGGCGTCTTTCGTGAACATCGTCGATCACATTGCCAAAACGGCCCATATTATCAAAGAAATTGCCGAAGCATCCAGCGAACAGGCAGAAGGTGTAGCCCAAGTCAATGAGGGTCTTGGACTGGTCGATCAGGTAACCCAGC
- a CDS encoding SDR family oxidoreductase, whose amino-acid sequence MKNNGLEGKKVIVTGGASGIGRAVVENLLDQGAEVIAVHLNENKNCDALKAHPNCKVVVLNVTDETAICSFAASLSNIWGLVNNAGISLLEPFTEFKSDSMRKVFEVNVIGTAVMSREVAKIMIRDGIRGRIVNVSSQGSLVALFDHASYCSSKGAVDSLTQVMALELGQHGIQVNAINPTITMTEMGKMAWGDPAKSDPMLKQIPLGCFAQPEDLAHAVAFLLSENTKMITGACLPIDGGYTIQ is encoded by the coding sequence ATGAAAAATAATGGCTTAGAGGGAAAAAAAGTCATCGTCACCGGCGGCGCGAGCGGAATTGGCCGTGCCGTCGTCGAAAACCTATTGGATCAGGGAGCCGAAGTCATAGCCGTCCACTTGAATGAGAACAAAAACTGTGACGCACTAAAGGCACATCCCAACTGTAAAGTGGTCGTATTAAATGTCACTGATGAAACGGCGATTTGCTCCTTTGCCGCAAGTCTGTCCAATATCTGGGGACTGGTCAACAATGCGGGAATATCCCTGCTGGAACCCTTCACAGAATTCAAAAGCGACAGTATGCGTAAGGTATTCGAGGTCAATGTTATCGGAACAGCTGTCATGAGTCGTGAAGTGGCCAAGATCATGATTCGTGACGGCATTCGCGGGCGGATTGTTAATGTATCCAGCCAGGGTTCACTGGTCGCATTGTTTGACCATGCATCCTATTGTTCATCCAAAGGTGCCGTAGATTCCCTGACGCAGGTCATGGCACTGGAACTGGGACAGCATGGCATTCAGGTCAACGCCATTAATCCGACGATCACGATGACAGAAATGGGAAAAATGGCCTGGGGTGACCCGGCCAAAAGCGACCCTATGCTGAAGCAGATTCCGCTGGGATGCTTTGCACAGCCCGAGGATCTGGCTCATGCTGTGGCCTTTCTACTCAGCGAAAACACTAAAATGATTACAGGTGCCTGCTTACCCATTGATGGCGGATATACCATTCAATAG
- a CDS encoding LacI family transcriptional regulator: MKNATMKDIAELAGFSISTVSHVINKTRNVEEATRHKIMNAMRELNYVPNTIVRNINEVANKTIGAIIADIREDFFTEIVTALESSATEHGYNLIICDSQESVEKEHFHINTLISKGVDGIILAPVDVAVSYDEFLNSSIPVVLLDRYVDNIFADFIGIDNVRSAFVGTRYLLDSGCKNICFLGHHDQVYTMRKRLEGYRNALLDVDNYDPSRIFRINYHQDSTSDDLLNFFKSRPELDGIFCCTSTICFETITVLDQLGLNVPDDLRIVTYDGNKWFDYLRMPIPTIRQPTGEIGNEAVNVVVDRIENASSIKRQILLDFEFIIR, translated from the coding sequence ATGAAAAATGCGACCATGAAGGATATTGCAGAGCTGGCCGGTTTTTCGATATCTACGGTCTCGCACGTCATTAACAAGACGAGAAATGTGGAAGAAGCAACCCGTCATAAAATAATGAATGCCATGCGGGAATTAAATTATGTTCCCAATACGATTGTTCGAAATATTAATGAGGTTGCAAACAAAACCATAGGTGCCATCATCGCCGACATTCGCGAAGATTTTTTCACTGAAATTGTGACTGCGCTTGAAAGCAGTGCCACTGAGCATGGCTATAACCTGATTATCTGTGATTCGCAGGAGAGTGTTGAGAAAGAACATTTCCATATTAATACATTGATCAGCAAAGGTGTGGATGGAATCATCCTTGCCCCGGTAGATGTGGCCGTGTCATATGATGAATTTTTAAACAGTTCTATTCCTGTCGTATTGCTCGACCGCTATGTTGATAACATATTTGCCGATTTTATTGGTATAGACAATGTACGCAGTGCTTTTGTGGGAACGCGTTACTTGCTGGATTCAGGCTGTAAGAATATTTGTTTTCTAGGACATCACGACCAGGTCTATACTATGCGCAAGCGTCTGGAAGGGTATCGCAATGCACTCCTTGATGTGGATAATTATGATCCGTCTCGGATCTTCCGCATTAATTATCACCAGGACAGCACCAGCGATGATTTGTTGAATTTTTTTAAATCTCGCCCTGAACTTGATGGCATATTTTGCTGCACCTCAACTATATGTTTCGAAACAATCACCGTGCTGGATCAGTTGGGCCTGAACGTGCCCGACGACTTGCGTATTGTCACTTACGACGGAAATAAGTGGTTTGACTATCTGCGCATGCCCATTCCCACCATACGGCAACCCACTGGCGAGATTGGCAATGAGGCGGTTAATGTTGTTGTAGACCGCATTGAAAATGCCTCATCGATTAAACGGCAAATCCTGTTAGACTTTGAGTTTATTATTCGCTAG